One genomic window of Sebastes umbrosus isolate fSebUmb1 chromosome 15, fSebUmb1.pri, whole genome shotgun sequence includes the following:
- the LOC119502946 gene encoding patr class I histocompatibility antigen, alpha chain G-like isoform X8, translating into MRHDWFEVKMNLIAVFVLLGTGLTVNGDKHSLTYTYTAFSKNPVGLPGIHEFTAMGQLDSRMIDYFDSDHPVKVPKQDWMKDKLRVDYWEKGTQSRQSKQQWFKVNIDILMKRMRQNDSDVHILQWMHGCEGDTQSDGTMKFYRGIDRYSYDGNDFLSFDDANSVWVAPIYAALQTKRKWDDVQVLKEYTKGYLENECIDWLGKFMTYEGAQAQSASPPKVFVYTKKAKVEKNVILMCLATGFYPKDIILQIKRDDRNLTREDGVTTTGTRPNGDGTFQRRDHVEILKSHVSNYTCEVKHDASGVHVEEVWDHSLPDDSNVGIIGGVVGGVVGGVVGGLVVAVIGIAVVLVVLWKKFGNLCKNDKGSNPSLDSDRTGYSGIPLTGVKTSSNVKGNNSNGSTDEVNKAHTGSRWSLDSGSGISIDSDQNSTPEAASLLEENEEEV; encoded by the exons ACAAGCATTCCCTCACTTACACCTACACGGCCTTCTCCAAAAACCCTGTTGGACTCCCGGGCATCCATGAGTTCACAGCCATGGGTCAGCTGGACAGCAGGATGATCGACTACTTTGACAGCGATCACCCGGTGAAAGTTCCCAAACAGGACTGGATGAAAGACAAACTGCGTGTAGATTACTGGGAAAAAGGCACACAGTCCCGCCAGAGCAAGCAGCAGTGGTTCAAAGTCAACATCGACATCCTGATGAAACGCATGAGACAGAACGACTCCG ACGTCCATATTCTCCAGTGGATGCACGGCTGTGAGGGCGACACGCAGTCCGACGGCACGATGAAGTTCTACCGCGGCATTGACAGGTACAGCTACGACGGAAACGACTTCCTGTCCTTCGACGACGCCAACTCGGTCTGGGTCGCCCCGATTTACGCAGCACTCCAGACCAAGAGGAAGTGGGATGATGTCCAGGTGCTAAAAGAATACACCAAAGGCTACCTGGAGAACGAGTGCATAGATTGGTTGGGCAAGTTCATGACATATGAGGGGGCGCAAGCACAAAGTGCCT CTCCCCCAAAGGTGTTCGTGTATACAAAGAAAGCCAAAGTCGAGAAAAACGTCATTTTGATGTGCCTGGCTACCGGTTTCTACCCAAAAGACATCATCCTGCAGATCAAAAGGGACGACCGTAATTTAACTCGAGAGGACGGCGTGACTACAACGGGTACTCGACCAAACGGCGACGGCACCTTCCAGAGAAGAGACCACGTGGAGATTTTAAAGTCTCACGTGTCCAATTACACCTGTGAAGTGAAACATGATGCATCCGGGGTACATGTTGAGGAGGTTTGGG atCATTCACTTCCTGACGATTCTAACGTAGGTATCATCGGCGGCGTGGTTGGGGGCGTGGTTGGGGGCGTGGTTGGGGGCCTGGTCGTGGCCGTGATCGGTATCGCTGTGGTGCTGGTCGTCTTGTGGAAAAAATTTG GAAATCTATGCAAAAATGACAAAG GGTCAAATCCGTCTCTCGACAGCGATCGCACTGGTTACAGTG GTATACCCCTTACTGGTGTAAAGACTTCCTCAA acgtgAAAGGTAACAACAGCAACGGCAGCACTGACGAGGTGAACAAAGCTCACACTG GCTCACGTTGGTCTCTCGACTCTGGCTCTGGCATCTCTA TCGATAGCGACCAAAACTCCACCCCTGAAGCCGCCAGCCTCCTGGAGGAGAATGAAGAGGAAGTCTGA
- the LOC119502946 gene encoding patr class I histocompatibility antigen, alpha chain G-like isoform X10 translates to MRHDWFEVKMNLIAVFVLLGTGLTVNGDKHSLTYTYTAFSKNPVGLPGIHEFTAMGQLDSRMIDYFDSDHPVKVPKQDWMKDKLRVDYWEKGTQSRQSKQQWFKVNIDILMKRMRQNDSDVHILQWMHGCEGDTQSDGTMKFYRGIDRYSYDGNDFLSFDDANSVWVAPIYAALQTKRKWDDVQVLKEYTKGYLENECIDWLGKFMTYEGAQAQSASPPKVFVYTKKAKVEKNVILMCLATGFYPKDIILQIKRDDRNLTREDGVTTTGTRPNGDGTFQRRDHVEILKSHVSNYTCEVKHDASGVHVEEVWDHSLPDDSNVGIIGGVVGGVVGGVVGGLVVAVIGIAVVLVVLWKKFGNLCKNDKGSNPSLDSDRTGYSAVHLNVTPSSNVNGNNSNGNTDEANKALTGSRWSLDSGSGISIDSDQNSTPEAASLLEENEEEV, encoded by the exons ACAAGCATTCCCTCACTTACACCTACACGGCCTTCTCCAAAAACCCTGTTGGACTCCCGGGCATCCATGAGTTCACAGCCATGGGTCAGCTGGACAGCAGGATGATCGACTACTTTGACAGCGATCACCCGGTGAAAGTTCCCAAACAGGACTGGATGAAAGACAAACTGCGTGTAGATTACTGGGAAAAAGGCACACAGTCCCGCCAGAGCAAGCAGCAGTGGTTCAAAGTCAACATCGACATCCTGATGAAACGCATGAGACAGAACGACTCCG ACGTCCATATTCTCCAGTGGATGCACGGCTGTGAGGGCGACACGCAGTCCGACGGCACGATGAAGTTCTACCGCGGCATTGACAGGTACAGCTACGACGGAAACGACTTCCTGTCCTTCGACGACGCCAACTCGGTCTGGGTCGCCCCGATTTACGCAGCACTCCAGACCAAGAGGAAGTGGGATGATGTCCAGGTGCTAAAAGAATACACCAAAGGCTACCTGGAGAACGAGTGCATAGATTGGTTGGGCAAGTTCATGACATATGAGGGGGCGCAAGCACAAAGTGCCT CTCCCCCAAAGGTGTTCGTGTATACAAAGAAAGCCAAAGTCGAGAAAAACGTCATTTTGATGTGCCTGGCTACCGGTTTCTACCCAAAAGACATCATCCTGCAGATCAAAAGGGACGACCGTAATTTAACTCGAGAGGACGGCGTGACTACAACGGGTACTCGACCAAACGGCGACGGCACCTTCCAGAGAAGAGACCACGTGGAGATTTTAAAGTCTCACGTGTCCAATTACACCTGTGAAGTGAAACATGATGCATCCGGGGTACATGTTGAGGAGGTTTGGG atCATTCACTTCCTGACGATTCTAACGTAGGTATCATCGGCGGCGTGGTTGGGGGCGTGGTTGGGGGCGTGGTTGGGGGCCTGGTCGTGGCCGTGATCGGTATCGCTGTGGTGCTGGTCGTCTTGTGGAAAAAATTTG GAAATCTATGCAAAAATGACAAAG GGTCAAATCCGTCTCTCGACAGCGATCGCACTGGTTACAGTG CTGTACACCTTAATGTAACGCCTTCCTCAA atgTGAATGGTAACAACAGCAACGGCAACACTGACGAGGCGAACAAAGCTCTCACTG GCTCACGTTGGTCTCTCGACTCTGGCTCTGGCATCTCTA TCGATAGCGACCAAAACTCCACCCCTGAAGCCGCCAGCCTCCTGGAGGAGAATGAAGAGGAAGTCTGA
- the LOC119502946 gene encoding patr class I histocompatibility antigen, alpha chain G-like isoform X15, protein MRHDWFEVKMNLIAVFVLLGTGLTVNGDKHSLTYTYTAFSKNPVGLPGIHEFTAMGQLDSRMIDYFDSDHPVKVPKQDWMKDKLRVDYWEKGTQSRQSKQQWFKVNIDILMKRMRQNDSDVHILQWMHGCEGDTQSDGTMKFYRGIDRYSYDGNDFLSFDDANSVWVAPIYAALQTKRKWDDVQVLKEYTKGYLENECIDWLGKFMTYEGAQAQSASPPKVFVYTKKAKVEKNVILMCLATGFYPKDIILQIKRDDRNLTREDGVTTTGTRPNGDGTFQRRDHVEILKSHVSNYTCEVKHDASGVHVEEVWDHSLPDDSNVGIIGGVVGGVVGGVVGGLVVAVIGIAVVLVVLWKKFGNLCKNDKGSNPSLDSDRTGYSAVHLNVTPSSNVNGNNSNGNTDEANKALTGSGGSLDSGISVDSDQNSTPEAASLLEENEEEV, encoded by the exons ACAAGCATTCCCTCACTTACACCTACACGGCCTTCTCCAAAAACCCTGTTGGACTCCCGGGCATCCATGAGTTCACAGCCATGGGTCAGCTGGACAGCAGGATGATCGACTACTTTGACAGCGATCACCCGGTGAAAGTTCCCAAACAGGACTGGATGAAAGACAAACTGCGTGTAGATTACTGGGAAAAAGGCACACAGTCCCGCCAGAGCAAGCAGCAGTGGTTCAAAGTCAACATCGACATCCTGATGAAACGCATGAGACAGAACGACTCCG ACGTCCATATTCTCCAGTGGATGCACGGCTGTGAGGGCGACACGCAGTCCGACGGCACGATGAAGTTCTACCGCGGCATTGACAGGTACAGCTACGACGGAAACGACTTCCTGTCCTTCGACGACGCCAACTCGGTCTGGGTCGCCCCGATTTACGCAGCACTCCAGACCAAGAGGAAGTGGGATGATGTCCAGGTGCTAAAAGAATACACCAAAGGCTACCTGGAGAACGAGTGCATAGATTGGTTGGGCAAGTTCATGACATATGAGGGGGCGCAAGCACAAAGTGCCT CTCCCCCAAAGGTGTTCGTGTATACAAAGAAAGCCAAAGTCGAGAAAAACGTCATTTTGATGTGCCTGGCTACCGGTTTCTACCCAAAAGACATCATCCTGCAGATCAAAAGGGACGACCGTAATTTAACTCGAGAGGACGGCGTGACTACAACGGGTACTCGACCAAACGGCGACGGCACCTTCCAGAGAAGAGACCACGTGGAGATTTTAAAGTCTCACGTGTCCAATTACACCTGTGAAGTGAAACATGATGCATCCGGGGTACATGTTGAGGAGGTTTGGG atCATTCACTTCCTGACGATTCTAACGTAGGTATCATCGGCGGCGTGGTTGGGGGCGTGGTTGGGGGCGTGGTTGGGGGCCTGGTCGTGGCCGTGATCGGTATCGCTGTGGTGCTGGTCGTCTTGTGGAAAAAATTTG GAAATCTATGCAAAAATGACAAAG GGTCAAATCCGTCTCTCGACAGCGATCGCACTGGTTACAGTG CTGTACACCTTAATGTAACGCCTTCCTCAA atgTGAATGGTAACAACAGCAACGGCAACACTGACGAGGCGAACAAAGCTCTCACTG GCTCAGGTGGGTCTCTCGACTCTGGCATCTCTG TCGATAGCGACCAAAACTCCACCCCTGAAGCCGCCAGCCTCCTGGAGGAGAATGAAGAGGAAGTCTGA
- the LOC119502946 gene encoding patr class I histocompatibility antigen, alpha chain G-like isoform X20: protein MRHDWFEVKMNLIAVFVLLGTGLTVNGDKHSLTYTYTAFSKNPVGLPGIHEFTAMGQLDSRMIDYFDSDHPVKVPKQDWMKDKLRVDYWEKGTQSRQSKQQWFKVNIDILMKRMRQNDSDVHILQWMHGCEGDTQSDGTMKFYRGIDRYSYDGNDFLSFDDANSVWVAPIYAALQTKRKWDDVQVLKEYTKGYLENECIDWLGKFMTYEGAQAQSASPPKVFVYTKKAKVEKNVILMCLATGFYPKDIILQIKRDDRNLTREDGVTTTGTRPNGDGTFQRRDHVEILKSHVSNYTCEVKHDASGVHVEEVWDHSLPDDSNVGIIGGVVGGVVGGVVGGLVVAVIGIAVVLVVLWKKFGNLCKNDKGNPSQNDKGIPLTGVKTSSSKCFISLLWILLKLYL from the exons ACAAGCATTCCCTCACTTACACCTACACGGCCTTCTCCAAAAACCCTGTTGGACTCCCGGGCATCCATGAGTTCACAGCCATGGGTCAGCTGGACAGCAGGATGATCGACTACTTTGACAGCGATCACCCGGTGAAAGTTCCCAAACAGGACTGGATGAAAGACAAACTGCGTGTAGATTACTGGGAAAAAGGCACACAGTCCCGCCAGAGCAAGCAGCAGTGGTTCAAAGTCAACATCGACATCCTGATGAAACGCATGAGACAGAACGACTCCG ACGTCCATATTCTCCAGTGGATGCACGGCTGTGAGGGCGACACGCAGTCCGACGGCACGATGAAGTTCTACCGCGGCATTGACAGGTACAGCTACGACGGAAACGACTTCCTGTCCTTCGACGACGCCAACTCGGTCTGGGTCGCCCCGATTTACGCAGCACTCCAGACCAAGAGGAAGTGGGATGATGTCCAGGTGCTAAAAGAATACACCAAAGGCTACCTGGAGAACGAGTGCATAGATTGGTTGGGCAAGTTCATGACATATGAGGGGGCGCAAGCACAAAGTGCCT CTCCCCCAAAGGTGTTCGTGTATACAAAGAAAGCCAAAGTCGAGAAAAACGTCATTTTGATGTGCCTGGCTACCGGTTTCTACCCAAAAGACATCATCCTGCAGATCAAAAGGGACGACCGTAATTTAACTCGAGAGGACGGCGTGACTACAACGGGTACTCGACCAAACGGCGACGGCACCTTCCAGAGAAGAGACCACGTGGAGATTTTAAAGTCTCACGTGTCCAATTACACCTGTGAAGTGAAACATGATGCATCCGGGGTACATGTTGAGGAGGTTTGGG atCATTCACTTCCTGACGATTCTAACGTAGGTATCATCGGCGGCGTGGTTGGGGGCGTGGTTGGGGGCGTGGTTGGGGGCCTGGTCGTGGCCGTGATCGGTATCGCTGTGGTGCTGGTCGTCTTGTGGAAAAAATTTG GAAATCTATGCAAAAATGACAAAG GAAATCCAAGCCAAAACGACAAAG GTATACCCCTTACTGGTGTAAAGACTTCCTCAAGTaagtgttttatttctctgctaTGGATTCtattaaag ctttatttatag
- the LOC119502946 gene encoding patr class I histocompatibility antigen, alpha chain G-like isoform X19 produces MRHDWFEVKMNLIAVFVLLGTGLTVNGDKHSLTYTYTAFSKNPVGLPGIHEFTAMGQLDSRMIDYFDSDHPVKVPKQDWMKDKLRVDYWEKGTQSRQSKQQWFKVNIDILMKRMRQNDSDVHILQWMHGCEGDTQSDGTMKFYRGIDRYSYDGNDFLSFDDANSVWVAPIYAALQTKRKWDDVQVLKEYTKGYLENECIDWLGKFMTYEGAQAQSASPPKVFVYTKKAKVEKNVILMCLATGFYPKDIILQIKRDDRNLTREDGVTTTGTRPNGDGTFQRRDHVEILKSHVSNYTCEVKHDASGVHVEEVWDHSLPDDSNVGIIGGVVGGVVGGVVGGLVVAVIGIAVVLVVLWKKFGNLCKNDKGSNPSLDSDRTGYSGIPLTGVKTSSSKCFISLLWILLKLYL; encoded by the exons ACAAGCATTCCCTCACTTACACCTACACGGCCTTCTCCAAAAACCCTGTTGGACTCCCGGGCATCCATGAGTTCACAGCCATGGGTCAGCTGGACAGCAGGATGATCGACTACTTTGACAGCGATCACCCGGTGAAAGTTCCCAAACAGGACTGGATGAAAGACAAACTGCGTGTAGATTACTGGGAAAAAGGCACACAGTCCCGCCAGAGCAAGCAGCAGTGGTTCAAAGTCAACATCGACATCCTGATGAAACGCATGAGACAGAACGACTCCG ACGTCCATATTCTCCAGTGGATGCACGGCTGTGAGGGCGACACGCAGTCCGACGGCACGATGAAGTTCTACCGCGGCATTGACAGGTACAGCTACGACGGAAACGACTTCCTGTCCTTCGACGACGCCAACTCGGTCTGGGTCGCCCCGATTTACGCAGCACTCCAGACCAAGAGGAAGTGGGATGATGTCCAGGTGCTAAAAGAATACACCAAAGGCTACCTGGAGAACGAGTGCATAGATTGGTTGGGCAAGTTCATGACATATGAGGGGGCGCAAGCACAAAGTGCCT CTCCCCCAAAGGTGTTCGTGTATACAAAGAAAGCCAAAGTCGAGAAAAACGTCATTTTGATGTGCCTGGCTACCGGTTTCTACCCAAAAGACATCATCCTGCAGATCAAAAGGGACGACCGTAATTTAACTCGAGAGGACGGCGTGACTACAACGGGTACTCGACCAAACGGCGACGGCACCTTCCAGAGAAGAGACCACGTGGAGATTTTAAAGTCTCACGTGTCCAATTACACCTGTGAAGTGAAACATGATGCATCCGGGGTACATGTTGAGGAGGTTTGGG atCATTCACTTCCTGACGATTCTAACGTAGGTATCATCGGCGGCGTGGTTGGGGGCGTGGTTGGGGGCGTGGTTGGGGGCCTGGTCGTGGCCGTGATCGGTATCGCTGTGGTGCTGGTCGTCTTGTGGAAAAAATTTG GAAATCTATGCAAAAATGACAAAG GGTCAAATCCGTCTCTCGACAGCGATCGCACTGGTTACAGTG GTATACCCCTTACTGGTGTAAAGACTTCCTCAAGTaagtgttttatttctctgctaTGGATTCtattaaag ctttatttatag
- the LOC119502946 gene encoding patr class I histocompatibility antigen, alpha chain G-like isoform X21, whose protein sequence is MRHDWFEVKMNLIAVFVLLGTGLTVNGDKHSLTYTYTAFSKNPVGLPGIHEFTAMGQLDSRMIDYFDSDHPVKVPKQDWMKDKLRVDYWEKGTQSRQSKQQWFKVNIDILMKRMRQNDSDVHILQWMHGCEGDTQSDGTMKFYRGIDRYSYDGNDFLSFDDANSVWVAPIYAALQTKRKWDDVQVLKEYTKGYLENECIDWLGKFMTYEGAQAQSASPPKVFVYTKKAKVEKNVILMCLATGFYPKDIILQIKRDDRNLTREDGVTTTGTRPNGDGTFQRRDHVEILKSHVSNYTCEVKHDASGVHVEEVWDHSLPDDSNVGIIGGVVGGVVGGVVGGLVVAVIGIAVVLVVVFRKKFGNPSQNDKGIPLTGVKTSSSKCFISLLWILLKLYL, encoded by the exons ACAAGCATTCCCTCACTTACACCTACACGGCCTTCTCCAAAAACCCTGTTGGACTCCCGGGCATCCATGAGTTCACAGCCATGGGTCAGCTGGACAGCAGGATGATCGACTACTTTGACAGCGATCACCCGGTGAAAGTTCCCAAACAGGACTGGATGAAAGACAAACTGCGTGTAGATTACTGGGAAAAAGGCACACAGTCCCGCCAGAGCAAGCAGCAGTGGTTCAAAGTCAACATCGACATCCTGATGAAACGCATGAGACAGAACGACTCCG ACGTCCATATTCTCCAGTGGATGCACGGCTGTGAGGGCGACACGCAGTCCGACGGCACGATGAAGTTCTACCGCGGCATTGACAGGTACAGCTACGACGGAAACGACTTCCTGTCCTTCGACGACGCCAACTCGGTCTGGGTCGCCCCGATTTACGCAGCACTCCAGACCAAGAGGAAGTGGGATGATGTCCAGGTGCTAAAAGAATACACCAAAGGCTACCTGGAGAACGAGTGCATAGATTGGTTGGGCAAGTTCATGACATATGAGGGGGCGCAAGCACAAAGTGCCT CTCCCCCAAAGGTGTTCGTGTATACAAAGAAAGCCAAAGTCGAGAAAAACGTCATTTTGATGTGCCTGGCTACCGGTTTCTACCCAAAAGACATCATCCTGCAGATCAAAAGGGACGACCGTAATTTAACTCGAGAGGACGGCGTGACTACAACGGGTACTCGACCAAACGGCGACGGCACCTTCCAGAGAAGAGACCACGTGGAGATTTTAAAGTCTCACGTGTCCAATTACACCTGTGAAGTGAAACATGATGCATCCGGGGTACATGTTGAGGAGGTTTGGG atCATTCACTTCCTGACGATTCTAACGTAGGTATCATCGGCGGCGTGGTTGGGGGCGTGGTTGGGGGCGTGGTTGGGGGCCTGGTCGTGGCCGTGATCGGTATCGCTGTGGTGCTGGTC GTCGTCTTTCGTAAAAAATTTG GAAATCCAAGCCAAAACGACAAAG GTATACCCCTTACTGGTGTAAAGACTTCCTCAAGTaagtgttttatttctctgctaTGGATTCtattaaag ctttatttatag
- the LOC119502946 gene encoding patr class I histocompatibility antigen, alpha chain G-like isoform X3: MRHDWFEVKMNLIAVFVLLGTGLTVNGDKHSLTYTYTAFSKNPVGLPGIHEFTAMGQLDSRMIDYFDSDHPVKVPKQDWMKDKLRVDYWEKGTQSRQSKQQWFKVNIDILMKRMRQNDSDVHILQWMHGCEGDTQSDGTMKFYRGIDRYSYDGNDFLSFDDANSVWVAPIYAALQTKRKWDDVQVLKEYTKGYLENECIDWLGKFMTYEGAQAQSASPPKVFVYTKKAKVEKNVILMCLATGFYPKDIILQIKRDDRNLTREDGVTTTGTRPNGDGTFQRRDHVEILKSHVSNYTCEVKHDASGVHVEEVWDHSLPDDSNVGIIGGVVGGVVVIGIAVVLVVLWKKFGNLCKNDKGSNPSLDSDRTGYSAVHLNVTPSSNVNGNNSNGNTDEANKALTGSGGSLDSGISGHSNQNSTLKPPASWRGMQRKSENNIISIRVHQASLCSLDPN; the protein is encoded by the exons ACAAGCATTCCCTCACTTACACCTACACGGCCTTCTCCAAAAACCCTGTTGGACTCCCGGGCATCCATGAGTTCACAGCCATGGGTCAGCTGGACAGCAGGATGATCGACTACTTTGACAGCGATCACCCGGTGAAAGTTCCCAAACAGGACTGGATGAAAGACAAACTGCGTGTAGATTACTGGGAAAAAGGCACACAGTCCCGCCAGAGCAAGCAGCAGTGGTTCAAAGTCAACATCGACATCCTGATGAAACGCATGAGACAGAACGACTCCG ACGTCCATATTCTCCAGTGGATGCACGGCTGTGAGGGCGACACGCAGTCCGACGGCACGATGAAGTTCTACCGCGGCATTGACAGGTACAGCTACGACGGAAACGACTTCCTGTCCTTCGACGACGCCAACTCGGTCTGGGTCGCCCCGATTTACGCAGCACTCCAGACCAAGAGGAAGTGGGATGATGTCCAGGTGCTAAAAGAATACACCAAAGGCTACCTGGAGAACGAGTGCATAGATTGGTTGGGCAAGTTCATGACATATGAGGGGGCGCAAGCACAAAGTGCCT CTCCCCCAAAGGTGTTCGTGTATACAAAGAAAGCCAAAGTCGAGAAAAACGTCATTTTGATGTGCCTGGCTACCGGTTTCTACCCAAAAGACATCATCCTGCAGATCAAAAGGGACGACCGTAATTTAACTCGAGAGGACGGCGTGACTACAACGGGTACTCGACCAAACGGCGACGGCACCTTCCAGAGAAGAGACCACGTGGAGATTTTAAAGTCTCACGTGTCCAATTACACCTGTGAAGTGAAACATGATGCATCCGGGGTACATGTTGAGGAGGTTTGGG atCATTCACTTCCTGACGATTCTAACGTAGGTATCATCGGCGGCGTGGTTGGGGGCGTGGT CGTGATCGGTATCGCTGTGGTGCTGGTCGTCTTGTGGAAAAAATTTG GAAATCTATGCAAAAATGACAAAG GGTCAAATCCGTCTCTCGACAGCGATCGCACTGGTTACAGTG CTGTACACCTTAATGTAACGCCTTCCTCAA atgTGAATGGTAACAACAGCAACGGCAACACTGACGAGGCGAACAAAGCTCTCACTG GCTCAGGTGGGTCTCTCGACTCTGGCATCTCTG GCCATAGCAACCAAAACTCCACCCTGAAGCCGCCAGCCTCCTGGAGGGGAATGCAGAGGAAGTCTGAGAATAACATCATTTCCATCAGAGTACATCAAGCCTCACTGTGCTCTCTGGATCCAAATTAA
- the LOC119502946 gene encoding patr class I histocompatibility antigen, alpha chain G-like isoform X12, translating to MRHDWFEVKMNLIAVFVLLGTGLTVNGDKHSLTYTYTAFSKNPVGLPGIHEFTAMGQLDSRMIDYFDSDHPVKVPKQDWMKDKLRVDYWEKGTQSRQSKQQWFKVNIDILMKRMRQNDSDVHILQWMHGCEGDTQSDGTMKFYRGIDRYSYDGNDFLSFDDANSVWVAPIYAALQTKRKWDDVQVLKEYTKGYLENECIDWLGKFMTYEGAQAQSASPPKVFVYTKKAKVEKNVILMCLATGFYPKDIILQIKRDDRNLTREDGVTTTGTRPNGDGTFQRRDHVEILKSHVSNYTCEVKHDASGVHVEEVWDHSLPDDSNVGIIGGVVGGVAVIGIAVVLVVLWKKFGSNPSLDSDRTGYSAVHLNVTPSSNVNGNNSNGNTDEANKALTGSGGSLDSGISGHSNQNSTLKPPASWRGMQRKSENNIISIRVHQASLCSLDPN from the exons ACAAGCATTCCCTCACTTACACCTACACGGCCTTCTCCAAAAACCCTGTTGGACTCCCGGGCATCCATGAGTTCACAGCCATGGGTCAGCTGGACAGCAGGATGATCGACTACTTTGACAGCGATCACCCGGTGAAAGTTCCCAAACAGGACTGGATGAAAGACAAACTGCGTGTAGATTACTGGGAAAAAGGCACACAGTCCCGCCAGAGCAAGCAGCAGTGGTTCAAAGTCAACATCGACATCCTGATGAAACGCATGAGACAGAACGACTCCG ACGTCCATATTCTCCAGTGGATGCACGGCTGTGAGGGCGACACGCAGTCCGACGGCACGATGAAGTTCTACCGCGGCATTGACAGGTACAGCTACGACGGAAACGACTTCCTGTCCTTCGACGACGCCAACTCGGTCTGGGTCGCCCCGATTTACGCAGCACTCCAGACCAAGAGGAAGTGGGATGATGTCCAGGTGCTAAAAGAATACACCAAAGGCTACCTGGAGAACGAGTGCATAGATTGGTTGGGCAAGTTCATGACATATGAGGGGGCGCAAGCACAAAGTGCCT CTCCCCCAAAGGTGTTCGTGTATACAAAGAAAGCCAAAGTCGAGAAAAACGTCATTTTGATGTGCCTGGCTACCGGTTTCTACCCAAAAGACATCATCCTGCAGATCAAAAGGGACGACCGTAATTTAACTCGAGAGGACGGCGTGACTACAACGGGTACTCGACCAAACGGCGACGGCACCTTCCAGAGAAGAGACCACGTGGAGATTTTAAAGTCTCACGTGTCCAATTACACCTGTGAAGTGAAACATGATGCATCCGGGGTACATGTTGAGGAGGTTTGGG atCATTCACTTCCTGACGATTCTAACGTAGGTATCATCGGCGGCGTGGTTGGGGG CGTGGCCGTGATCGGTATCGCTGTGGTGCTGGTCGTCTTGTGGAAAAAATTTG GGTCAAATCCGTCTCTCGACAGCGATCGCACTGGTTACAGTG CTGTACACCTTAATGTAACGCCTTCCTCAA atgTGAATGGTAACAACAGCAACGGCAACACTGACGAGGCGAACAAAGCTCTCACTG GCTCAGGTGGGTCTCTCGACTCTGGCATCTCTG GCCATAGCAACCAAAACTCCACCCTGAAGCCGCCAGCCTCCTGGAGGGGAATGCAGAGGAAGTCTGAGAATAACATCATTTCCATCAGAGTACATCAAGCCTCACTGTGCTCTCTGGATCCAAATTAA